The following are encoded together in the Fimbriiglobus ruber genome:
- a CDS encoding ATP-grasp domain-containing protein, with protein sequence MELFYDERDDALHEARGSQILYWLDDLGAKPLAEAGIDDSGFVFAGARSIEDYTHLAAGRPHLRDQPEERAPLLRLDSILDALAVACVDMPTPRTWRLPLDAPLPEDLTYPLFVRAAHTSLKLGGQISKVRQESELVAEAAELRRVLGWDALILAREWCVLADAGSGVYGPIPQEIRVWIVDGAPYAWSFHHLNVLARPNGFPPSRADLRKLRKLALQVAGAFRSRFAVADFARLIIGGWVFIEAGPGSCAGTAHEGVFKAVAARLRGDRVNIIADAVGGIFEEVG encoded by the coding sequence ATGGAACTGTTCTACGACGAGCGAGACGACGCGCTACACGAAGCGCGGGGCAGCCAAATCCTCTACTGGCTGGACGATCTCGGAGCAAAGCCGCTCGCCGAAGCCGGGATCGATGACTCCGGCTTCGTCTTCGCCGGTGCAAGATCGATCGAAGACTACACCCATCTAGCGGCCGGTCGACCTCACCTCCGAGACCAACCCGAAGAGCGGGCGCCATTGTTGCGGCTCGACTCCATTCTGGACGCACTGGCGGTGGCGTGCGTCGACATGCCAACCCCTCGAACCTGGCGGCTTCCATTGGATGCGCCACTACCGGAAGACCTGACTTATCCGCTCTTCGTCCGTGCGGCCCACACGTCGTTGAAGTTGGGTGGGCAAATCTCGAAGGTGCGGCAAGAGTCGGAACTGGTGGCGGAAGCCGCGGAATTGCGTCGGGTTCTTGGTTGGGACGCGCTCATACTCGCCCGCGAGTGGTGTGTGCTGGCGGACGCCGGGTCCGGCGTCTACGGACCGATTCCTCAAGAAATCCGGGTTTGGATCGTAGACGGGGCGCCCTACGCCTGGTCGTTCCACCACCTCAACGTGCTGGCCCGCCCGAACGGGTTCCCGCCATCGCGGGCTGACTTGCGGAAATTGCGAAAACTGGCACTGCAAGTGGCAGGCGCGTTCCGATCCCGCTTTGCCGTTGCGGACTTCGCCCGCCTGATAATCGGGGGCTGGGTCTTTATCGAAGCCGGTCCGGGTAGTTGCGCGGGTACCGCTCACGAGGGTGTGTTCAAGGCCGTCGCTGCCCGGCTACGGGGCGACCGTGTGAACATAATCGCCGACGCGGTGGGTGGTATTTTTGAAGAGGTGGGCTGA
- a CDS encoding DUF1501 domain-containing protein, translating into MLLQSAIARRDFLYAGAGAAIGLGFPPPRSRAAPAVRAPGNGKSKSVILVNLTGGLSHIDSLDMKPDAPTEIRGEFKPAATSIPGTQICEHLPLLAARMRHWALVRSMSHGENGHLPGSHRLMTGATMPNQRGTDLDNVLSRRDWPCYAAGLDYIRPRHDGIPNGVTLPHSLIEGPLTWPGQHAGMLGATHDPMLVTQDPNSPTFRMDAFALPVGTTADQVEQRHTLLERLESGGAGDPTFRDHQRHAFSLLASGRVAGAFRLDRETVRVRDRYGRNQFGQSLLLARRLVAAGVPIVQANMGIVQTWDTHTDNWGKLKTRLLPWLDQAIAALIDDLEGEGLLGETFVAVIGEFGRTPKVSTLPGEKLPGRDHWAAVYSGLFAGGGVVGGRVIGKSDRVGAHPVTMSYTPFDLGATIYRALGVDPDSEIRDAQNRPSRVSTGQPMDILFQNR; encoded by the coding sequence ATGTTACTCCAATCCGCGATCGCCCGCCGCGATTTTCTTTACGCCGGGGCGGGAGCGGCGATCGGCCTCGGTTTTCCGCCACCCCGCTCGCGAGCTGCGCCCGCGGTTCGGGCGCCGGGCAACGGGAAATCGAAGTCCGTGATTCTCGTCAACCTGACCGGCGGTCTGAGCCACATTGACTCGCTGGACATGAAGCCGGACGCCCCGACGGAGATCCGCGGGGAGTTCAAGCCGGCCGCGACCAGCATCCCCGGCACCCAGATTTGCGAACACCTGCCGCTCCTGGCGGCCCGCATGCGGCACTGGGCGCTGGTCCGGTCGATGTCGCACGGCGAGAACGGCCACCTGCCCGGCTCGCACCGGCTCATGACCGGCGCGACAATGCCGAACCAACGGGGCACGGACCTCGATAATGTTCTCTCCCGGCGGGACTGGCCCTGTTACGCGGCCGGGCTCGACTACATTCGCCCGCGGCACGACGGCATCCCGAACGGCGTTACCCTGCCGCACTCGCTGATCGAGGGGCCGTTGACCTGGCCGGGCCAACACGCCGGGATGCTCGGCGCGACGCACGACCCGATGCTGGTGACGCAAGACCCGAACTCGCCGACCTTTCGGATGGACGCTTTCGCGCTCCCGGTCGGGACGACCGCCGACCAGGTCGAACAGCGGCACACCTTGCTCGAACGCCTGGAATCGGGCGGCGCCGGCGACCCCACGTTCCGCGACCACCAGCGGCACGCGTTCTCGCTGCTCGCGTCCGGGCGGGTGGCCGGAGCGTTCCGGCTCGACCGGGAGACGGTGCGGGTTCGAGACAGGTACGGCCGTAACCAGTTCGGCCAGTCGCTGCTCCTGGCCCGCCGGCTGGTCGCCGCGGGCGTGCCGATCGTCCAGGCGAACATGGGGATCGTACAGACCTGGGACACGCACACGGACAACTGGGGCAAGCTGAAGACCCGCCTGCTCCCCTGGCTCGATCAGGCGATCGCCGCCTTGATCGACGATCTGGAAGGCGAGGGGCTTCTGGGCGAGACGTTCGTGGCCGTGATTGGTGAGTTTGGGCGGACGCCGAAAGTCTCGACGCTGCCCGGTGAGAAACTACCGGGGCGGGACCACTGGGCGGCCGTCTATTCGGGACTGTTCGCCGGCGGCGGCGTGGTCGGTGGTCGGGTGATTGGGAAGTCAGACCGGGTCGGGGCACACCCTGTCACCATGTCATACACGCCGTTCGACCTCGGGGCCACGATTTACCGGGCTCTCGGCGTTGACCCGGACAGCGAGATCCGGGACGCCCAGAACCGCCCGTCCCGCGTCAGTACCGGTCAGCCGATGGACATCCTGTTCCAGAACCGTTAG